From the Fulvia fulva chromosome 2, complete sequence genome, one window contains:
- a CDS encoding 2',3'-cyclic-nucleotide 3'-phosphodiesterase, whose amino-acid sequence MGGLSLWLIPHDDKPFVKTMQELISETIPRQFDAKTHSFQPHVTVTSDISEDAMKGKSPQEWLDSLLLDELKLKNEHNEVLLELDTIEAEDPFFRKMNIALKDNENLRKLVALCRRESGLDEAFAQKEYRPHFSLLYSDIPTKDVKAKVPLIEMKIGFALGDLFACCGGALCLGGSMVLVDTRKEIEEWSVMATRVTPWAMWRATRGLL is encoded by the coding sequence ATGGGCGGCTTATCGCTGTGGCTTATTCCTCATGATGACAAACCCTTCGTCAAGACGATGCAAGAACTGATCTCTGAAACAATTCCCCGTCAATTCGATGCCAAGACCCACAGCTTCCAGCCTCACGTTACAGTGACCTCCGACATCTCGGAAGACGCAATGAAAGGAAAGTCGCCCCAAGAATGGCTCGACTCCCTCCTCCTCGACGAACTAAAGCTCAAGAACGAACACAACGAAGTCCTCCTCGAGCTCGACACAATCGAAGCCGAGGATCCTTTCTTCCGAAAAATGAACATCGCCCTGAAAGACAACGAAAACCTCCGGAAATTAGTCGCCCTATGTCGACGAGAGTCTGGACTTGATGAGGCATTTGCGCAGAAGGAGTATAGGCCTCATTTCAGTCTGCTGTATTCGGATATTCCGACGAAGGACGTGAAGGCGAAGGTTCCGCTGATTGAGATGAAGATTGGCTTTGCGCTGGGGGATCTGTTTGCGTGCTGTGGTGGGGCGTTGTGTTTGGGTGGCAGTATGGTGTTGGTGGATACGAGGAAGGAGATTGAGGAGTGGAGTGTTATGGCGACGAGGGTGACGCC